One genomic window of Parasteatoda tepidariorum isolate YZ-2023 chromosome 9, CAS_Ptep_4.0, whole genome shotgun sequence includes the following:
- the LOC139426424 gene encoding uncharacterized protein: MSEQHIFCLLKQGRVLKSVPPDFTEEEITEDLLRHNLPVTKVTQLKKRQGEYKRKLPIFIVDLNKLGDYKEIYNIRSILNTNIRVEDYKKSDRPTQCHRCQAFFHGQTNCKHSPKCVKCAGDHLTKDCPNEHTKPKCCNCNDEHTANAQKCDKYKEAVKKIQNQFYKSKSYDFKRNVVTRSSEYPKTYASALSSNPENEELNLEKLLLKAIEASNNLHSLITRVSAQTYNTEKNKGNPSENYGQK; this comes from the coding sequence TGCTAAAAAGCGTCCCACCCGATTTCACTGAAGAGGAGATCACAGAAGACCTCTTGAGACATAACCTACCAGTTACTAAGGTAacacaacttaaaaaaagacaagGCGAATATAAGCGCAAACTGCCCATCTTCATAGTCGATTTAAATAAACTAGGAGACTATAAGGAAATCTATAATATCAGATCAATTCTTAACACCAACATTAGAGTtgaagattataaaaaatcagaTAGACCAACACAGTGCCACAGATGTCAGGCGTTCTTCCATGGCCAGACCAATTGCAAACACTCGCCTAAATGCGTTAAATGCGCTGGCGACCACTTAACAAAGGACTGCCCCAACGAGCATACTAAACCCAAATGCTGCAACTGTAATGACGAACATACAGCCAACGCACAAAAATGCGACAAATATAAAGAAGCagtcaaaaaaatacaaaatcagtTCTACAAAAGTAAATCATATGACTTCAAAAGGAATGTTGTTACGAGAAGTAGCGAATACCCAAAAACATACGCTAGCGCCCTGAGCAGCAACCCAGAAAACGAGGAACTCAACCTTGAGAAATTACTACTTAAAGCCATTGAGGCTTCTAACAACCTCCACAGTCTTATTACTAGAGTCAGTGCCCAAACTTACAACACTGAGAAAAACAAAGGAAACCCCAGTGAAAATTATGgacagaaataa